One part of the Natronorubrum sediminis genome encodes these proteins:
- a CDS encoding CHRD domain-containing protein: MITETDDAYSTRATRDEFGEISSRYAGSFTVTESQIITLYNEEFYQDVHTEEFEDGEVRDQLTPTDQDVQLFDADLTGGTTVLGHATGSLTDGELTVGGDFSGLRSRLENQMENVLAPAITIYTNGDNSSTYELIADIEDDEGSGQFAGSYELTDEELEALRSGELTVEISTEDHPDGAATDEFVPR, translated from the coding sequence GTGATTACTGAGACCGACGACGCCTACTCGACGCGAGCCACTCGAGACGAGTTCGGTGAAATAAGCTCACGATACGCCGGCTCGTTCACGGTAACTGAGAGCCAAATAATCACCCTATACAACGAAGAGTTCTACCAGGATGTCCACACCGAAGAGTTCGAAGACGGTGAAGTACGTGACCAGCTTACACCCACGGACCAAGACGTGCAATTGTTTGACGCAGACCTTACCGGCGGCACGACTGTTCTCGGCCACGCTACTGGATCCCTTACCGATGGTGAACTTACTGTCGGAGGGGATTTCAGTGGTCTGCGTAGCCGACTGGAAAATCAAATGGAGAACGTGCTTGCGCCGGCGATTACTATCTACACCAACGGAGACAACTCCTCCACGTACGAGCTGATTGCTGATATCGAAGATGACGAGGGAAGTGGTCAGTTTGCGGGATCGTATGAACTCACTGATGAAGAACTCGAAGCTCTCAGAAGTGGCGAACTCACCGTCGAAATCTCGACCGAAGACCATCCAGATGGTGCCGCTACTGATGAATTTGTGCCACGATAA
- a CDS encoding zinc-binding dehydrogenase — translation MPSEMTSHVIEEYGEPDVLTETTIDVPEPDPDEVRVEVVASSVNPVDYKIRQGAIPHFAPELPATLHCDVSGVVDEVGANVTRFDEGDEVYGMPGGAGQQGSLADYVVGHVGTFAHAPESIPLEDAAALPVVALTAWEMLVDKTTVFLGDEVLVYGATGGVGHIGVQLADWFGANVTATASSEEKRALADEFGADATVDYTETDVESYVEKHAGGDGFDVVFDPIGDDHLQTAFDAVGPFGTVVTTESSSTQDISAMHERSLELGVVLVILPVLLGERQERIGDELADIATLVDDGVVEPHIDERFAFEDVTDAHRLGESGDFQGKILLVNE, via the coding sequence ATGCCTTCCGAGATGACATCCCACGTGATCGAAGAATACGGAGAACCGGACGTACTCACGGAGACGACCATCGACGTTCCCGAACCTGATCCGGACGAGGTTCGCGTCGAGGTCGTCGCCTCGAGCGTCAATCCCGTCGATTACAAGATTCGACAGGGAGCCATTCCCCATTTCGCGCCGGAACTCCCCGCGACGCTCCACTGCGACGTGTCGGGCGTCGTCGACGAAGTCGGCGCGAACGTCACGCGCTTCGACGAAGGCGACGAGGTGTACGGCATGCCCGGCGGCGCGGGCCAGCAGGGCTCGCTCGCGGATTACGTCGTCGGCCACGTCGGGACGTTCGCCCACGCGCCGGAGTCGATCCCGCTCGAGGACGCAGCGGCGTTGCCAGTCGTCGCGCTCACCGCCTGGGAGATGCTCGTCGACAAGACGACCGTCTTCCTCGGCGACGAGGTGCTCGTCTACGGCGCGACCGGCGGCGTCGGGCACATCGGCGTCCAGTTAGCCGACTGGTTCGGGGCCAACGTGACCGCGACGGCCTCGAGCGAAGAAAAACGCGCTCTCGCCGACGAGTTCGGTGCCGACGCGACGGTCGACTACACCGAGACCGACGTCGAGTCGTACGTCGAGAAACACGCTGGCGGCGACGGCTTCGACGTCGTCTTCGATCCGATCGGCGACGACCATCTCCAGACGGCCTTCGACGCCGTGGGGCCGTTCGGAACCGTGGTAACGACGGAATCGAGCTCGACGCAGGACATCTCGGCGATGCACGAACGGTCGCTCGAGCTCGGCGTCGTGCTTGTGATCCTCCCCGTGTTACTCGGCGAGCGACAGGAGCGGATCGGAGACGAACTCGCGGATATCGCGACGCTGGTCGACGACGGCGTCGTCGAACCGCACATTGACGAGCGATTCGCCTTCGAAGACGTCACTGACGCACATCGATTGGGCGAATCAGGTGACTTCCAGGGCAAGATTCTGCTCGTCAACGAATAA
- the aspS gene encoding aspartate--tRNA(Asn) ligase, translating to MQDRIHTADAEPGDDATVAGWVHEIRDLGGIAFLILRDSSGKIQIKFEKDEMDEELVETGLSVSRESVVKVSGAVEEEPRAPTGVEVTPEELEVVAPAEPELPLDPSGKVDAELSTRLDNRTLDLRKDEVQAVFEIRAEILRAVREQFRAFDCTEINTPKIVATGTEGGTELFPITYFGEEAFMNQSPQLFKQLIAGSNVERVFEIGPIFRAEEHNTPRHLNEATSIDFEGAFCDQNDAMDVVEGVVTAAYEAIVENCQDELEALGLAAEFEVPDEAFPRLSYEEAIERINATGELDEQLVWGDDLPTEGEKALGDDVGGHYFITDWPSEIKPFYIKDHDDDEQLSTGFDLMHPRMELVSGGQREHRHEKLIEGFEQQGLDPEQFEYYTKMFKYGMPPHAGFGLGGERLVMTILGLDNIREAVLFPRDRQRLSP from the coding sequence ATGCAGGATAGAATTCACACTGCGGACGCCGAGCCGGGCGACGACGCGACCGTCGCTGGCTGGGTACACGAGATTCGTGACCTGGGCGGAATCGCCTTCCTGATTCTCCGGGACAGCTCGGGCAAGATTCAGATCAAGTTCGAAAAGGACGAGATGGACGAAGAGTTGGTCGAAACTGGCCTCAGCGTCTCTCGAGAGAGCGTCGTGAAGGTCTCCGGTGCAGTCGAAGAAGAGCCACGCGCACCGACGGGCGTCGAGGTCACGCCCGAGGAACTCGAGGTCGTCGCTCCTGCCGAACCCGAACTCCCACTCGATCCGTCCGGAAAGGTCGACGCGGAACTCTCGACGCGACTCGACAACCGGACGCTCGACCTCCGGAAAGACGAGGTTCAGGCAGTGTTCGAGATCCGCGCCGAAATCCTCCGCGCGGTCCGCGAGCAGTTCCGCGCGTTCGACTGTACGGAGATCAACACGCCGAAGATCGTTGCGACGGGGACCGAGGGTGGCACGGAACTGTTCCCAATCACCTACTTCGGCGAGGAGGCGTTCATGAACCAGTCGCCACAGCTGTTCAAACAGCTCATCGCCGGGTCGAACGTCGAGCGCGTCTTCGAGATCGGTCCGATCTTCCGCGCCGAAGAGCACAACACGCCGCGACACCTGAACGAAGCGACCTCGATCGACTTCGAGGGCGCCTTTTGCGACCAGAACGACGCGATGGACGTCGTCGAGGGCGTCGTCACGGCAGCCTACGAGGCTATCGTCGAGAACTGCCAGGACGAACTCGAGGCACTCGGTCTCGCCGCGGAGTTCGAGGTTCCGGACGAGGCGTTCCCACGTCTTAGCTACGAGGAAGCCATCGAGCGCATCAACGCGACGGGCGAACTCGACGAGCAACTCGTCTGGGGCGACGACCTGCCAACGGAAGGCGAGAAGGCACTCGGCGACGACGTCGGTGGCCACTACTTCATCACCGACTGGCCGAGCGAGATCAAGCCGTTCTACATCAAAGATCACGATGACGACGAGCAACTCTCGACCGGCTTCGACCTGATGCACCCGCGGATGGAACTCGTCTCGGGCGGCCAGCGTGAGCACCGACACGAGAAGCTCATCGAAGGCTTCGAGCAGCAGGGACTCGACCCGGAACAGTTCGAGTACTACACGAAAATGTTCAAGTACGGCATGCCGCCACACGCCGGCTTTGGACTCGGTGGCGAACGCCTCGTCATGACGATTCTCGGATTGGACAACATCCGAGAAGCAGTGCTCTTCCCGCGGGATCGTCAACGTCTGAGTCCGTAG